The Thermodesulfobacteriota bacterium nucleotide sequence CCCCCAAGTAGCTTGCAGATTCTGAGAAACTTTGAAAACGCCATTAAGCAGATTGGGGGAGTTAAAGTATTTCAAAGTGGTACTACCGATCTTTGGTTAAGACTCGACAAGGAGGGCAAAACTTTCTACGCTTATGTAAGGGCGCCCCACGGAGAGACATATTATCTCACCGTCGTAGAAAAAGAGGCGATGGTACAGGAGGTGGTGGCGGATGCCAAAAGCCTGATAAGGGATATTCAATCAAAAGGGAGCGCCTCCGTTTATGGAATCTATTTCGATTTCGATAAGGCGGATATTAAAGCAGAGTCTGAACCGGCGATTAATGAGATTGCAAAACTCCTTCAGGAGAACAAAGATCTTAAGCTCTATGTGGTAGGGCATACCGATAACGTTGGGAATTTTGACTACAACATGAAGCTTTCAAAAGCCCGGGCAGATGCCGTGACAAAAGAGCTGGTAACAAAACATAAGATCTCCCCAGAAAGGCTCAAAGCCTTTGGCGTCGGCTCTCTTTCTCCAGTTGCTTCCAACAAGACGGAGGAGGGTCGCGCCAAGAATCGCCGTGTGGAATTGGTGGAACAGTAAAATCTTAGGGAATTTTGCCACTTAATCGAAGAAGGGGATGAGTCTTTTCATCTCTCCTTCGGGGTTGATGGGTGTATGGAAGCGTCATGATCTTGAGGCGCTTTAAGTAGGATTAGACGATTAGGGACGTCCTTGAAATTTGGACATTTAAAGCTGGAGGGCTGATTTGATTATTGACATACATTTCGCATCGCAACGAATGGTCGCATCATAGAAATCACCACGAACTGCCCGGGTACTCGGCACCCTGCTTGCTTTGATTTGGTTGGGCGCCAGGATCAAGGCCCTGATCCTCCGCAAAGGATTCCGCCCGGGCTCCCCCATCGTGCCGTGCGCCAGACCTTGCCAGACATTCAAAAGGCCATCCTCACCCAAAGCGGGGAGGCTAAAGTGGATGTCCTGAGAAACCTCCAATACATGGAAAAGTTTTGACTCTATGATCCCTTGAGGAGCTGTGGTTTTCGCCATCGGGGGATTGGCTTCAGGAGACAATTTTCTACTTCAGAAAGGGTAATTCTACAGCCCTATGGGACTCAGGGGCGATGGGAGTGAGATGGGATTCCCTTAGTATTATCGCCATGGACCTCTCATCCATTTGCGTCCCCTTGTTTACCGGAAGGAGATAGGGTATAAATATCGTTAAGAATAGACTGCGAGGGATCGGATGCGAAAGAGATGGGCCTTAGTTGCCCTCTTGGGGATGTTCTTCTTGTTCTGGGCGAACGGTTCCCTTCACGCCCAGAAGCAACCCAGGAGTCTGACGATCCTTTACACCAACAATATCAACGGCGAGATCGAACCTTGCCCGACCTGAGACCCCAGGACGCGGCTTGGCGGTCTGGCCAGGAGGGCGACGTGGATCCGGGAGATGCGCGAACCAGGGGGAAAAGACCTGTTCCTCCTCG carries:
- a CDS encoding OmpA family protein; the protein is PPSSLQILRNFENAIKQIGGVKVFQSGTTDLWLRLDKEGKTFYAYVRAPHGETYYLTVVEKEAMVQEVVADAKSLIRDIQSKGSASVYGIYFDFDKADIKAESEPAINEIAKLLQENKDLKLYVVGHTDNVGNFDYNMKLSKARADAVTKELVTKHKISPERLKAFGVGSLSPVASNKTEEGRAKNRRVELVEQ